The Leptospira sp. WS60.C2 genome includes the window CCAGCCGATGGGCGTACCGTTCCACCATTAGCATCAACAATCTCGAGAGAGTAAGTTCCTAGGAAGGCAAATCCACCTGGTGTTCGAACTGATCCCGATAAATGACCTCGTCCATTGTTTGTGATCACTGGCATATTCACAACGATCGTACCACCACCTGATCCAACTTCTACTGGGAAGTAAGTCGTGATTCCATTTTTTTCAACACGAAGATGGTAAGAACCAGGGGATAGGAATGGGAAACTATAACTTCCGTTCGCCTGCGAGTTTACGGATCCAACCACTTGATCACTCCCTGTGGTTCGATTCGAAGATACAGAACAAGTTGGTGCATCAAAAACGCCAGAACAGTCCCTTCTGACATCAGGAGTGAAATTACCACCAACCAATCTGCCTAATGTGATGGTTGCTCCACTCACAACAGAAGTAGAAACTGCATCTGTCACAATGCCCGTCACAGTTGCCCTTGGAGTATGAAGGACCACACCATTCAGTTGGAAGATCGAAGGTGTGATGGCATATAAGTTTGTAGCAACATTCGATGTATCCACACGGAGCGCAGTTGTCGCCAAATAACTAGATTGGTAAGACGGTGCCACACGATCGACGACGATGATTTGGTAAGAACTTTGACGGAAATTGTATTCTGTTCCATTTGTGATGTCGATAGAAGCAGTGTTATCATTGGCACGTGCCACACTAGGAGTGTTGGAAAGCGTTGTTGCCGATCCAGTTCCCAATTGGTAGAGTGCATAGGATACTTTTCCTGCATCATCATTTGTGAACGGAGCCGGTAACACTTGTGGCAAAGTCACCACATAAGAATTCCCACCAAAATAAAACTGCCCCGCACTTGTTGTCGTGATATGGACAAGCGATGCTCCTGCTTCATTTGTGTTTCCTAATAAAACGACAAATAAGCCTGACTGGTTTGTGTGCAATGTGTTCGGTTGAGGTGCCGCATCACGAACCGAAATGGAACCAGCAATTTGGGAACGCGTAGCAATACTTGTCATTGAAATGGTACCCGCATTGTAGTTGGCTCCATTCAAACGCACTTGCGATGGATTTGTGGAACAAGGAGGAGTATTGTTTCCGCAATAGTTTTCAAATCCAGGAGCAGAAATGTAATAAGCCCAAAGACCACTTGCCCCAAGGAATGACACTTCCTTAGTAGTTGGATTGACTTCATACAGTTTGTTTACGTATGTTTGGTAAGACCAAGGACCATTCCCTTGCACGCTGGAAAGGCAAAGTGGTGTGGGATTTACGGCACACGAACAAATGGCGCCCGTAGGATTTTGAGCACAATTTTGTCCCGCTACTGCACTTAAAGATTCAATGATCCAAAGTTTAATTGCATTCCCTAAAATCGGGTCATCTTTCAAATAAACAATGTTAGAAGGTGCTTGGTTCGTAGATGGTCGAACGTTAATTACAGCTCCAGCAATGTGTTCGCCATTTGTATCTCTGACATAACCAACAACTTGCGAAGGTTTTGCGACGATGAGAATGGGATCCATCAATGTCACAGATTTAACCCCACCGTTCGGTGCAGCCGTGAACAGAAAGGATTGTGTGACAGTATAAAAAGAAGGATTGGATACTTCTAAGTAGTAAACTCCATTCGTGAGTTCAAAACCTTCCAAAGAAAAGTTTCCATTTCCAGTGATTTGTACGGTTTGAAGAACAGCACCTTGTTCATTCTTCAATTTGATTGTAAAAACAGAAGTGGTATCACCGGAAAGCGCACCATTACGAATGAGTCCAGATAATAACAAATCACTTTCCGTCGCCGCCATCCAAGGCAAACTCGTTTCCCCTAAGTCCAGAACTGCTACGGTATTTGGGTTGGTTCCAGGGAACGTAAAATGGATCGATTCTTGTGTTGTTTGGAACGGTTGACCTGAGGTTGTGACAGAATCTCCCACATAAACGATCGTATAATTTCCGTTAGGCAATGGATTGATAGAAACGACATATTGGCCATCTCCATTCGTAACGGCTGTGCCCACAGTGTTTCCATTTGCATCCACAA containing:
- a CDS encoding Cna protein B-type domain protein — protein: MRVRGLFTILVLISIVFVGCSRKRKSMPFWLLLGTGGAISDNNGQTELPPDSNGVPLPPPGGSVGVTDPDEVPGNNSEQEVPNHGPARIIGSIVPVVNGVPANVVCGNVGAPSRPNCVDLTLISVRIEVANGDANTLVASKYAEANGNFQFDLSDLPNNNYRVLINTGYGLNYTYQDFSYVFDPTQSPYTLVNVGNLLAERMYYSGGPAQFTGVVTSPGFSGDGVNVPAGPIAGIVVNVVDANGNTVGTAVTNGDGQYVVSINPLPNGNYTIVYVGDSVTTSGQPFQTTQESIHFTFPGTNPNTVAVLDLGETSLPWMAATESDLLLSGLIRNGALSGDTTSVFTIKLKNEQGAVLQTVQITGNGNFSLEGFELTNGVYYLEVSNPSFYTVTQSFLFTAAPNGGVKSVTLMDPILIVAKPSQVVGYVRDTNGEHIAGAVINVRPSTNQAPSNIVYLKDDPILGNAIKLWIIESLSAVAGQNCAQNPTGAICSCAVNPTPLCLSSVQGNGPWSYQTYVNKLYEVNPTTKEVSFLGASGLWAYYISAPGFENYCGNNTPPCSTNPSQVRLNGANYNAGTISMTSIATRSQIAGSISVRDAAPQPNTLHTNQSGLFVVLLGNTNEAGASLVHITTTSAGQFYFGGNSYVVTLPQVLPAPFTNDDAGKVSYALYQLGTGSATTLSNTPSVARANDNTASIDITNGTEYNFRQSSYQIIVVDRVAPSYQSSYLATTALRVDTSNVATNLYAITPSIFQLNGVVLHTPRATVTGIVTDAVSTSVVSGATITLGRLVGGNFTPDVRRDCSGVFDAPTCSVSSNRTTGSDQVVGSVNSQANGSYSFPFLSPGSYHLRVEKNGITTYFPVEVGSGGGTIVVNMPVITNNGRGHLSGSVRTPGGFAFLGTYSLEIVDANGGTVRPSAGVQPASIATGSTIFSNASQYTIFNINAGRWKIRFVSAGYQTVEGIVDIQADVTTNFDIITFVPGSQTSGTISGRALSALYNTGVCNLTARIRPGVNVKSGPYAIDANGVTIPSVKTATDGSYAIPSVPPGNYTLEVSGAGKRGNCTSVQENYSTTYRTVVSAGSETPANQNILVTPILGENEMRVVLTWGAKPRDLDSHMQYGNNANDRIVWNNRTPLGVGNGSLDYDITTGYGPETITVQGSIWNQPNRYYSVYNWSGEASMGISGATVRVFKGSVGEVRNYSIAPNHSNRWWKLFCIAQDKSITDVGTGNCKATNFIEQSMYR